One window of the Nicotiana tabacum cultivar K326 chromosome 4, ASM71507v2, whole genome shotgun sequence genome contains the following:
- the LOC107761881 gene encoding lysine-specific demethylase JMJ705 isoform X2 produces the protein MAEASGNIEVFPWLKTLPVAPEYHPTLEEFQDPIAYIFKIEKEASKYGICKIVPPVPAPPKKTALAYLNRSLSARSGSNGGPTFTTRQQQIGFCPRKHRPVKKPVWQSGENYTVQEFQAKAKAFEKNYLKKNFKKALTSPLEIETLFWKATVDKPFSVEYANDMPGSAFAPKKVGNVVTTLADTEWNMRGVSRAKGSLLKFMKEEIPGVTSPMVYLAMMFSWFAWHVEDHDLHSLNYLHMGAGKTWYGVPRDAAVAFEEVIRVHGYAGETNPLVTFATLGEKTTVMSPEVLLSAGIPCCRLVQNAGDFVITFPRAYHSGFSHGFNCGEASNIATPGWLIVAKDAAIRRASINCPPMVSHFQLLYDLALSLCSRVPKNIRIEPRSSRLKDKKKSEGDMLVKELFVEDLNCNNYLLHILGEGSPVVLLPRHYSGISIGSNSVAGSQLKVNSRFPSLSSPDHEVKSKTDSASDALMLGRKQRMKQLASVSLEKGKHSSWHTGNRLPESGRDEAESSPETERENLDPERGMTYRCDTLSEHGLFSCVTCGILCYTCVAIIQPTEAAAHHLMSSDYRNFNDWTGNVGGVTANSRDANAAESDSSSGWLVKRAPGGLINVPIESSDRIRKLNNESVGVLSSTKARKETSSLGLLALNYANSSDSDEDEVEANIPVEACESRQMDFEDEVSLRVIDPYANHRQRRAVSGGRNCQSLDNSVHLESGNLPSGESNTLPDRSRHQLRSHQVGANCIPFAHRGEIANSDGVAPFDNGPMQFTSTSDEDSFRIHVFCLQHAVQVEEQLRQVGGVHISLLCHPDYPKLEAQAKKVAEELGRDHFWREISFREATKEDEEMIQSALEVEEAIHGNGDWTVKLDINLFYSANLSRSPLYSKQMPCNFIIYNAFGRSSPDEKSEYTGTGRGSGKQRRAVVAGKWCGKVWMSSQVHPLLAERRDTDEEQQQNNNSISARVKPEVKSERPCEMTPTVKIVARTGKKRKSRVENKRNSKLLIADDSSVSNVPQQQRKTNLRSKRIKYETPEPKEEDVDKKKRFGSPINDDPDGGPSTRLRKRMPKPSKESLVKPKPAPIKQQNESKKAEKGSKVKIPSSNSNSKKDPVMKANTSKKMKDKEGEYHCDLEGCSMSFSTKQELSLHKKNVCPVEGCKKKFFSHKYLVQHRRVHMDDRPLKCPWKGCKMTFKWAWARTEHIRVHTGARPYVCTETGCGQTFRFVSDFSRHKRKTGHISKKGRG, from the exons ATGGCAGAGGCAAGTGGTAACATAGAGGTATTTCCATGGCTAAAAACCCTACCAGTAGCACCAGAGTATCACCCAACCCTAGAGGAATTTCAAGATCCCATTGCTTACATTTTCAAAATCGAAAAGGAAGCTTCAAAGTATGGAATTTGCAAAATTGTACCCCCAGTACCTGCACCTCCCAAAAAGACCGCTCTTGCTTATCTAAACCGGTCACTTTCAGCTCGGTCCGGTTCAAATGGGGGTCCAACATTCACCACTAGGCAGCAGCAGATCGGGTTTTGCCCAAGGAAGCACCGACCCGTTAAGAAACCCGTTTGGCAGAGCGGAGAAAACTATACTGTTCAGGAATTTCAGGCTAAAGCTAAAGCCTTTGAGAAGAATTACTTGAAAAAGAATTTCAAGAAGGCTTTAACCTCACCCCTTGAAATTGAAACCCTTTTTTGGAAAGCCACTGTGGATAAACCCTTCTCGGTTGAGTATGCAAATGACATGCCGGGTTCTGCATTTGCCCCTAAGAAGGTGGGAAATGTAGTTACTACCTTGGCTGACACAGAGTGGAATATGAGAGGGGTGTCAAGGGCAAAAGGGTCATTACTCAAGTTCATGAAAGAGGAGATCCCAGGGGTAACTTCACCTATGGTGTATTTAGCCATGATGTTTAGTTGGTTTGCTTGGCATGTGGAGGATCATGACTTGCATAGCTTGAATTACCTGCATATGGGTGCCGGGAAGACGTGGTACGGTGTGCCCAGGGATGCAGCTGTGGCTTTTGAGGAGGTGATCAGGGTCCATGGTTATGCTGGAGAAACTAATCCTCTTG TTACCTTTGCTACACTTGGGGAGAAGACCACAGTCATGTCACCTGAAGTACTGCTTAGTGCTGGTATTCCATGCTGCAG GTTGGTGCAAAATGCCGGAGATTTTGTTATTACCTTTCCACGAGCCTATCACTCAGGGTTTAGTCACG gatttaattgcggGGAGGCTTCTAATATTGCTACTCCTGGGTGGTTGATAGTTGCAAAAGACGCTGCAATCCGTAGAGCATCAATTAATTGTCCTCCAATGGTGTCACATTTCCAGTTGCTTTATGATCTAGCACTTTCACTCTGTTCAAG AGTACCAAAGAACATTAGAATAGAACCAAGGAGTTCTCGCCTAAAGGACAAGAAGAAGagtgaaggagatatgttggtcaAAGAACTGTTTGTTGAGGATTTGAACTGTAACAATTATCTTCTTCATATTCTTGGAGAAGGATCACCTGTTGTACTTCTCCCTCGACACTATTCAGGGATTTCTATTGGCTCCAATTCAGTAGCTGGGTCCCAGTTAAAGGTAAACTCCAGGTTCCCCAGCTTATCCAGTCCAGATCATGAGGTGAAGAGTAAAACAGATTCCGCATCTGATGCTCTAATGCTAGGCAGGAAACAGCGGATGAAACAATTGGCAAGTGTCTCTTTGGAGAAGGGAAAGCACTCGTCTTGGCATACTGGTAACAGACTTCCAGAATCTGGCAGAGATGAGGCTGAATCCTCTCCAGAGACCGAAAGGGAGAATCTGGACCCTGAAAGAGGAATGACTTACAGATGTGATACGCTGTCAGAGCATGGACTTTTTTCTTGTGTAACTTGTGGGATCCTATGTTATACGTGTGTGGCCATAATTCAACCAACAGAAGCAGCTGCCCATCACTTGATGTCATCTGATTATCGCAACTTCAATGACTGGACAGGAAATGTAGGTGGCGTAACTGCTAACAGTAGGGACGCAAATGCTGCAGAATCAGATTCCAGTTCAG GATGGTTAGTTAAAAGGGCTCCAGGTGGCTTGATTAATGTCCCGATAGAGTCATCTGATCGAATTCGGAAATTGAATAATGAAAGCGTAGGAGTGCTTTCAAGTACCAAAGCACGCAAAGAAACTTCTTCCCTCGGCCTGTTGGCTTTAAATTATGCTAATTCTTCAGACTCTGATGAAGATGAGGTTGAAGCAAATATTCCTGTTGAAGCTTGTGAAAGCAGACAAATGGATTTTGAGGATGAGGTTTCTCTACGAGTTATTGATCCTTATGCAAACCACAGACAAAGAAGAGCTGTATCTGGTGGTAGAAACTGTCAAAGTCTTGATAATTCCGTTCACTTGGAGAGTGGAAATCTCCCGTCGGGGGAGTCAAATACTTTGCCAGATAGGTCGAGGCATCAGCTAAGATCCCATCAAGTTGGTGCAAATTGTATCCCGTTTGCCCATAGAGGGGAAATAGCAAATAGCGATGGTGTTGCTCCATTTGATAATGGGCCTATGCAATTTACTTCAACATCTGATGAAGACTCTTTCAGAATACATGTATTCTGCCTCCAGCATGCTGTACAAGTAGAAGAACAGCTCCGACAAGTTGGTGGAGTACATATTTCTCTTCTTTGTCATCCAG ACTATCCCAAGCTAGAAGCTCAAGCTAAAAAAGTGGCTGAAGAGTTGGGGAGAGATCATTTCTGGAGAGAGATTTCATTCCGCGAGGCAActaaagaagatgaggaaatgaTACAATCAGCTTTGGAAGTTGAAGAGGCCATACATGGCAATGGAGACTGGACTGTGAAATTAGACATCAACCTCTTCTACAGTGCCAACCTAAGCCGCTCTCCACTCTACAGTAAACAGATGCCTTGTAACTTCATTATCTACAATGCATTTGGACGTAGTTCTCCAGATGAAAAATCAGAGTATACTGGGACTGGCAGGGGGTCAGGGAAGCAGAGGAGAGCAGTTGTTGCTGGGAAATGGTGTGGGAAAGTTTGGATGTCTAGTCAGGTTCATCCTCTGCTTGCTGAGAGGAGGGATACTGATGAAGAACAACAACAGAACAACAATAGCATCTCTGCCCGGGTTAAGCCTGAGGTGAAGTCTGAGAGGCCATGTGAAATGACTCCGACTGTTAAAATTGTCGCCAGAACTGGTAAAAAGAGGAAGAGTAGAGTAGAAAATAAAAGGAATTCTAAATTACTAATAGCAGATGATTCTTCAGTTAGTAATGTCCCTCAGCAGCAACGAAAAACTAATCTTAGGAGTAAGAGGATTAAATATGAGACTCCTGAACCTAAAGAGGAGGatgttgataagaagaagagattTGGCTCACCCATTAATGATGATCCGGATGGTGGGCCTAGCACCCGTCTGAGGAAAAGGATGCCAAAACCGAGCAAAGAGTCATTGGTTAAGCCCAAACCAGCTCCAATAAAGCAGCAGAATGAAAGCAAGAAAGCAGAGAAAGGTTCTAAGGTCAAAATCCCTTCCTCTAATAGCAATTCGAAGAAAGATCCAGTAATGAAGGCTAATACTAGTAAAAAGATGAAGGATAAGGAAGGAGAATATCATTGTGACTTGGAAGGGTGCAGTATGAGTTTTAGCACAAAGCAGGAGCTTTCATTGCATAAAAAGAACGTATGTCCAGTCGAAGGGTGCAAAAAGAAGTTCTTCTCACACAAGTATTTGGTACAGCATCGACGTGTTCATATGGACGACCGTCCTCTGAAATGCCCTTGGAAAGGCTGCAAGATGACGTTTAAGTGGGCATGGGCTCGAACGGAACACATAAGAGTTCATACAGGTGCACGTCCTTATGTTTGTACTGAGACCGGCTGTGGTCAGACATTTCGTTTTGTGTCAGATTTCAGTCGTCACAAGCGGAAGACAGGTCACATTTCGAAGAAGGGAAGAGGTTGA
- the LOC107761881 gene encoding lysine-specific demethylase JMJ705 isoform X1, which translates to MAEASGNIEVFPWLKTLPVAPEYHPTLEEFQDPIAYIFKIEKEASKYGICKIVPPVPAPPKKTALAYLNRSLSARSGSNGGPTFTTRQQQIGFCPRKHRPVKKPVWQSGENYTVQEFQAKAKAFEKNYLKKNFKKALTSPLEIETLFWKATVDKPFSVEYANDMPGSAFAPKKVGNVVTTLADTEWNMRGVSRAKGSLLKFMKEEIPGVTSPMVYLAMMFSWFAWHVEDHDLHSLNYLHMGAGKTWYGVPRDAAVAFEEVIRVHGYAGETNPLVTFATLGEKTTVMSPEVLLSAGIPCCRLVQNAGDFVITFPRAYHSGFSHGFNCGEASNIATPGWLIVAKDAAIRRASINCPPMVSHFQLLYDLALSLCSRVPKNIRIEPRSSRLKDKKKSEGDMLVKELFVEDLNCNNYLLHILGEGSPVVLLPRHYSGISIGSNSVAGSQLKVNSRFPSLSSPDHEVKSKTDSASDALMLGRKQRMKQLASVSLEKGKHSSWHTGNRLPESGRDEAESSPETERENLDPERGMTYRCDTLSEHGLFSCVTCGILCYTCVAIIQPTEAAAHHLMSSDYRNFNDWTGNVGGVTANSRDANAAESDSSSGWLVKRAPGGLINVPIESSDRIRKLNNESVGVLSSTKARKETSSLGLLALNYANSSDSDEDEVEANIPVEACESRQMDFEDEVSLRVIDPYANHRQRRAVSGGRNCQSLDNSVHLESGNLPSGESNTLPDRSRHQLRSHQVGANCIPFAHRGEIANSDGVAPFDNGPMQFTSTSDEDSFRIHVFCLQHAVQVEEQLRQVGGVHISLLCHPADYPKLEAQAKKVAEELGRDHFWREISFREATKEDEEMIQSALEVEEAIHGNGDWTVKLDINLFYSANLSRSPLYSKQMPCNFIIYNAFGRSSPDEKSEYTGTGRGSGKQRRAVVAGKWCGKVWMSSQVHPLLAERRDTDEEQQQNNNSISARVKPEVKSERPCEMTPTVKIVARTGKKRKSRVENKRNSKLLIADDSSVSNVPQQQRKTNLRSKRIKYETPEPKEEDVDKKKRFGSPINDDPDGGPSTRLRKRMPKPSKESLVKPKPAPIKQQNESKKAEKGSKVKIPSSNSNSKKDPVMKANTSKKMKDKEGEYHCDLEGCSMSFSTKQELSLHKKNVCPVEGCKKKFFSHKYLVQHRRVHMDDRPLKCPWKGCKMTFKWAWARTEHIRVHTGARPYVCTETGCGQTFRFVSDFSRHKRKTGHISKKGRG; encoded by the exons ATGGCAGAGGCAAGTGGTAACATAGAGGTATTTCCATGGCTAAAAACCCTACCAGTAGCACCAGAGTATCACCCAACCCTAGAGGAATTTCAAGATCCCATTGCTTACATTTTCAAAATCGAAAAGGAAGCTTCAAAGTATGGAATTTGCAAAATTGTACCCCCAGTACCTGCACCTCCCAAAAAGACCGCTCTTGCTTATCTAAACCGGTCACTTTCAGCTCGGTCCGGTTCAAATGGGGGTCCAACATTCACCACTAGGCAGCAGCAGATCGGGTTTTGCCCAAGGAAGCACCGACCCGTTAAGAAACCCGTTTGGCAGAGCGGAGAAAACTATACTGTTCAGGAATTTCAGGCTAAAGCTAAAGCCTTTGAGAAGAATTACTTGAAAAAGAATTTCAAGAAGGCTTTAACCTCACCCCTTGAAATTGAAACCCTTTTTTGGAAAGCCACTGTGGATAAACCCTTCTCGGTTGAGTATGCAAATGACATGCCGGGTTCTGCATTTGCCCCTAAGAAGGTGGGAAATGTAGTTACTACCTTGGCTGACACAGAGTGGAATATGAGAGGGGTGTCAAGGGCAAAAGGGTCATTACTCAAGTTCATGAAAGAGGAGATCCCAGGGGTAACTTCACCTATGGTGTATTTAGCCATGATGTTTAGTTGGTTTGCTTGGCATGTGGAGGATCATGACTTGCATAGCTTGAATTACCTGCATATGGGTGCCGGGAAGACGTGGTACGGTGTGCCCAGGGATGCAGCTGTGGCTTTTGAGGAGGTGATCAGGGTCCATGGTTATGCTGGAGAAACTAATCCTCTTG TTACCTTTGCTACACTTGGGGAGAAGACCACAGTCATGTCACCTGAAGTACTGCTTAGTGCTGGTATTCCATGCTGCAG GTTGGTGCAAAATGCCGGAGATTTTGTTATTACCTTTCCACGAGCCTATCACTCAGGGTTTAGTCACG gatttaattgcggGGAGGCTTCTAATATTGCTACTCCTGGGTGGTTGATAGTTGCAAAAGACGCTGCAATCCGTAGAGCATCAATTAATTGTCCTCCAATGGTGTCACATTTCCAGTTGCTTTATGATCTAGCACTTTCACTCTGTTCAAG AGTACCAAAGAACATTAGAATAGAACCAAGGAGTTCTCGCCTAAAGGACAAGAAGAAGagtgaaggagatatgttggtcaAAGAACTGTTTGTTGAGGATTTGAACTGTAACAATTATCTTCTTCATATTCTTGGAGAAGGATCACCTGTTGTACTTCTCCCTCGACACTATTCAGGGATTTCTATTGGCTCCAATTCAGTAGCTGGGTCCCAGTTAAAGGTAAACTCCAGGTTCCCCAGCTTATCCAGTCCAGATCATGAGGTGAAGAGTAAAACAGATTCCGCATCTGATGCTCTAATGCTAGGCAGGAAACAGCGGATGAAACAATTGGCAAGTGTCTCTTTGGAGAAGGGAAAGCACTCGTCTTGGCATACTGGTAACAGACTTCCAGAATCTGGCAGAGATGAGGCTGAATCCTCTCCAGAGACCGAAAGGGAGAATCTGGACCCTGAAAGAGGAATGACTTACAGATGTGATACGCTGTCAGAGCATGGACTTTTTTCTTGTGTAACTTGTGGGATCCTATGTTATACGTGTGTGGCCATAATTCAACCAACAGAAGCAGCTGCCCATCACTTGATGTCATCTGATTATCGCAACTTCAATGACTGGACAGGAAATGTAGGTGGCGTAACTGCTAACAGTAGGGACGCAAATGCTGCAGAATCAGATTCCAGTTCAG GATGGTTAGTTAAAAGGGCTCCAGGTGGCTTGATTAATGTCCCGATAGAGTCATCTGATCGAATTCGGAAATTGAATAATGAAAGCGTAGGAGTGCTTTCAAGTACCAAAGCACGCAAAGAAACTTCTTCCCTCGGCCTGTTGGCTTTAAATTATGCTAATTCTTCAGACTCTGATGAAGATGAGGTTGAAGCAAATATTCCTGTTGAAGCTTGTGAAAGCAGACAAATGGATTTTGAGGATGAGGTTTCTCTACGAGTTATTGATCCTTATGCAAACCACAGACAAAGAAGAGCTGTATCTGGTGGTAGAAACTGTCAAAGTCTTGATAATTCCGTTCACTTGGAGAGTGGAAATCTCCCGTCGGGGGAGTCAAATACTTTGCCAGATAGGTCGAGGCATCAGCTAAGATCCCATCAAGTTGGTGCAAATTGTATCCCGTTTGCCCATAGAGGGGAAATAGCAAATAGCGATGGTGTTGCTCCATTTGATAATGGGCCTATGCAATTTACTTCAACATCTGATGAAGACTCTTTCAGAATACATGTATTCTGCCTCCAGCATGCTGTACAAGTAGAAGAACAGCTCCGACAAGTTGGTGGAGTACATATTTCTCTTCTTTGTCATCCAG CAGACTATCCCAAGCTAGAAGCTCAAGCTAAAAAAGTGGCTGAAGAGTTGGGGAGAGATCATTTCTGGAGAGAGATTTCATTCCGCGAGGCAActaaagaagatgaggaaatgaTACAATCAGCTTTGGAAGTTGAAGAGGCCATACATGGCAATGGAGACTGGACTGTGAAATTAGACATCAACCTCTTCTACAGTGCCAACCTAAGCCGCTCTCCACTCTACAGTAAACAGATGCCTTGTAACTTCATTATCTACAATGCATTTGGACGTAGTTCTCCAGATGAAAAATCAGAGTATACTGGGACTGGCAGGGGGTCAGGGAAGCAGAGGAGAGCAGTTGTTGCTGGGAAATGGTGTGGGAAAGTTTGGATGTCTAGTCAGGTTCATCCTCTGCTTGCTGAGAGGAGGGATACTGATGAAGAACAACAACAGAACAACAATAGCATCTCTGCCCGGGTTAAGCCTGAGGTGAAGTCTGAGAGGCCATGTGAAATGACTCCGACTGTTAAAATTGTCGCCAGAACTGGTAAAAAGAGGAAGAGTAGAGTAGAAAATAAAAGGAATTCTAAATTACTAATAGCAGATGATTCTTCAGTTAGTAATGTCCCTCAGCAGCAACGAAAAACTAATCTTAGGAGTAAGAGGATTAAATATGAGACTCCTGAACCTAAAGAGGAGGatgttgataagaagaagagattTGGCTCACCCATTAATGATGATCCGGATGGTGGGCCTAGCACCCGTCTGAGGAAAAGGATGCCAAAACCGAGCAAAGAGTCATTGGTTAAGCCCAAACCAGCTCCAATAAAGCAGCAGAATGAAAGCAAGAAAGCAGAGAAAGGTTCTAAGGTCAAAATCCCTTCCTCTAATAGCAATTCGAAGAAAGATCCAGTAATGAAGGCTAATACTAGTAAAAAGATGAAGGATAAGGAAGGAGAATATCATTGTGACTTGGAAGGGTGCAGTATGAGTTTTAGCACAAAGCAGGAGCTTTCATTGCATAAAAAGAACGTATGTCCAGTCGAAGGGTGCAAAAAGAAGTTCTTCTCACACAAGTATTTGGTACAGCATCGACGTGTTCATATGGACGACCGTCCTCTGAAATGCCCTTGGAAAGGCTGCAAGATGACGTTTAAGTGGGCATGGGCTCGAACGGAACACATAAGAGTTCATACAGGTGCACGTCCTTATGTTTGTACTGAGACCGGCTGTGGTCAGACATTTCGTTTTGTGTCAGATTTCAGTCGTCACAAGCGGAAGACAGGTCACATTTCGAAGAAGGGAAGAGGTTGA